The following proteins are encoded in a genomic region of Streptomyces lunaelactis:
- a CDS encoding phosphatidate cytidylyltransferase: MNDSSWGAPPRAGYWGPPDQGPAPAGPAYDEHDAQQTRPMPIVPDFPDAGRDAEDRDDGDDRDDRDRGAARPSGPLFRDEMPQEPMPTPPSAAPEPPQKKRAGRDLRAAIGVGVALGAVIVASLFIVKAVFVGVIAVAVVVGLWELTSRLEERKQIKAPLVPLAVGGAAMVVAGYVRGAEGAWVAMALTALAVLAWRMTEPPEGYLKDVTAGVFAAFYVPFLATFVAMMLTADDGAQRVLTFLVLTVVSDTGAYAVGWRFGKHKLAPRISPGKTREGLVGAVTFAMVAGALLMQFVIDDGTWWQGLLLGFAVAASATLGDLGESMIKRDLGIKDMGTLLPGHGGIMDRLDSLLPTAPVVWLLLVIFVGSG, translated from the coding sequence ATGAACGACTCTTCCTGGGGGGCCCCGCCGAGAGCCGGTTACTGGGGGCCGCCCGACCAGGGGCCTGCCCCGGCGGGTCCCGCATACGATGAGCATGACGCACAGCAGACTCGGCCCATGCCCATCGTGCCGGACTTTCCCGACGCAGGTAGAGACGCCGAAGACCGTGACGACGGCGACGACCGAGATGACCGCGACCGGGGGGCCGCTCGGCCGAGCGGCCCCCTGTTCCGCGACGAGATGCCGCAGGAGCCCATGCCCACCCCGCCGTCGGCGGCACCCGAGCCGCCGCAGAAGAAGCGGGCCGGCCGTGATCTGCGGGCGGCCATAGGGGTAGGCGTCGCGCTGGGCGCGGTGATCGTCGCATCGCTCTTCATCGTCAAGGCCGTGTTCGTCGGCGTGATCGCGGTCGCCGTGGTGGTCGGGCTGTGGGAACTGACGTCGCGGCTCGAGGAGCGCAAGCAGATCAAGGCGCCGCTGGTGCCTCTCGCGGTCGGCGGCGCGGCGATGGTCGTGGCCGGGTATGTGCGCGGCGCGGAGGGCGCGTGGGTCGCGATGGCGCTCACGGCGCTCGCGGTGCTGGCCTGGCGGATGACCGAGCCGCCCGAGGGCTATCTGAAGGACGTCACGGCGGGCGTCTTCGCCGCGTTCTACGTGCCCTTCCTGGCGACCTTCGTCGCGATGATGCTCACCGCGGACGACGGGGCGCAGCGGGTGCTCACCTTCCTGGTGCTGACGGTGGTCAGCGACACGGGTGCGTACGCCGTCGGCTGGCGCTTCGGCAAGCACAAGCTCGCACCGCGCATCAGCCCGGGGAAGACCCGCGAGGGCCTGGTCGGAGCGGTGACGTTCGCGATGGTGGCCGGTGCACTGCTCATGCAGTTCGTGATCGACGACGGCACGTGGTGGCAGGGTCTGCTGCTCGGCTTCGCGGTCGCGGCGAGTGCGACGCTCGGTGACCTGGGCGAGTCAATGATCAAACGGGACCTGGGCATCAAGGATATGGGCACGCTGCTGCCGGGGCATGGCGGCATCATGGACCGGCTGGATTCGCTGCTGCCGACGGCCCCGGTTGTCTGGCTGCTGCTCGTGATCTTCGTAGGAAGCGGCTGA
- the frr gene encoding ribosome recycling factor — MIEETLLEAEEKMEKAVLVAKDDFAAIRTGRAHPAMFNKIVADYYGALTPINQLASFSVPEARMAVVTPFDKTALRNIEQAIRDSDLGVNPSNDGNIIRVVFPELTQDRRKEFIKVAKTKAEDSKISIRSVRRKAKETIDKLIKDGEVGEDEGRRAEKELDDTTAKYVAQVDELLKHKEAELLEV; from the coding sequence GTGATCGAAGAGACCCTCCTCGAGGCCGAGGAGAAGATGGAGAAGGCCGTCCTGGTCGCCAAGGATGACTTCGCCGCGATCCGCACCGGACGTGCGCACCCGGCGATGTTCAACAAGATCGTGGCGGACTACTACGGTGCGCTGACTCCGATCAACCAGCTGGCCTCGTTCTCGGTTCCCGAGGCGCGCATGGCCGTGGTGACCCCGTTCGACAAGACCGCGCTGCGCAACATCGAGCAGGCGATCCGGGACTCCGACCTCGGCGTCAACCCGAGCAACGACGGCAACATCATCCGGGTGGTCTTCCCCGAGCTCACGCAGGACCGCCGCAAGGAGTTCATCAAGGTCGCCAAGACCAAGGCCGAGGACTCCAAGATCTCGATCCGCTCCGTGCGCCGCAAGGCCAAGGAGACCATCGACAAGCTGATCAAGGACGGCGAGGTCGGCGAGGACGAGGGCCGCCGCGCGGAGAAGGAGCTCGACGACACCACCGCGAAGTACGTCGCGCAGGTGGACGAGCTGCTGAAGCACAAGGAAGCCGAGCTGCTCGAGGTCTGA
- the rlmN gene encoding 23S rRNA (adenine(2503)-C(2))-methyltransferase RlmN, with translation MPKPGELTFVAPRGAKKPPRHLADLTPAERKDAVAAIGEKPFRAKQLSQHYFARYAHDPAQWTDIPAAAREKLASELLPDLMSVVRHISCDEDTTRKTLWRLHDGTLVESVLMRYPDRVTMCISSQAGCGMNCPFCATGQAGLDRNLSTAEIVHQIVDGMRALRDGEVPGGPARLSNIVFMGMGEPLANYKRVVGSIRRLTDPEPDGLGLSQRGITVSTVGLVPAMHRFADEGFKCRLAVSLHAPDDELRDTLVPVNTRWNVREVLDAAWEYAEKSGRRISIEYALIRDINDQAWRGDLLGRLLKNKRVHVNLIPLNPTPGSKWTASRPEDEKAFVEAIAAHGVPVTVRDTRGQEIDGACGQLAALER, from the coding sequence ATGCCCAAGCCCGGAGAACTCACTTTCGTCGCGCCCCGCGGAGCCAAGAAGCCCCCGCGGCATCTCGCCGACCTCACGCCCGCCGAGCGCAAGGACGCCGTCGCCGCGATCGGCGAGAAGCCGTTCCGCGCCAAGCAGCTCTCGCAGCACTACTTCGCGCGGTACGCCCACGACCCGGCCCAGTGGACCGACATCCCCGCGGCCGCGCGCGAGAAGCTCGCCTCGGAGCTGCTGCCCGACCTGATGTCTGTCGTACGGCACATCTCGTGCGACGAGGACACCACCCGCAAGACCCTGTGGCGGCTGCACGACGGCACCCTCGTCGAGTCCGTGCTGATGCGCTACCCGGACCGGGTGACCATGTGCATCTCGTCGCAGGCCGGCTGCGGGATGAACTGCCCGTTCTGCGCGACCGGGCAGGCCGGTCTCGACCGCAATCTCTCGACCGCCGAGATCGTGCACCAGATCGTCGACGGCATGCGCGCCCTGCGTGACGGCGAGGTGCCCGGCGGTCCGGCGCGGCTTTCCAACATCGTCTTCATGGGCATGGGCGAGCCGCTCGCCAACTACAAGCGGGTCGTCGGCTCCATCCGCCGCCTCACCGATCCCGAGCCCGACGGTCTCGGCCTCTCGCAGCGCGGGATCACCGTCTCCACCGTCGGTCTGGTCCCCGCGATGCACCGCTTCGCCGACGAGGGCTTCAAGTGCCGTCTCGCCGTCTCGCTGCACGCTCCGGACGACGAGCTGCGCGACACCCTGGTCCCGGTCAACACCCGCTGGAATGTCCGGGAGGTGCTGGACGCCGCCTGGGAGTATGCCGAGAAGTCCGGCCGCCGGATCTCCATCGAGTACGCGCTCATCCGCGACATCAACGACCAGGCGTGGCGTGGCGATCTATTGGGCCGCTTGCTCAAGAACAAGCGGGTCCATGTGAATCTGATCCCGCTCAACCCGACCCCGGGATCGAAGTGGACCGCCTCTCGCCCCGAGGACGAGAAGGCCTTCGTGGAGGCCATCGCGGCCCATGGCGTGCCCGTCACCGTACGGGACACTCGCGGCCAGGAGATCGATGGAGCGTGCGGACAGCTGGCCGCTTTGGAGAGATAG
- a CDS encoding LOG family protein gives MAPANPHHRDQEVESLDEFDHVVAGGSLAGHRVQSVDLTERTHSLLRADTTGAVFLGCLMQPDAAAKVRADGALVFPPVPDLPFDPYRGVLYSPGELFEGLATGGYDETPDARAYTWFQETKADGDIFASMLRSIHDDAISDALDELLVGARVVGVMGGHAMARGTDAYAGAARLGQALARAGFSVATGGGPGAMEAANLGAYAAPHPDEMLCEALELLAKVPSFVPSVSDWADAAFEIRSRWPGGGDSVGIPTWFYGHEPPNAFAGHIAKYFANATREDGLLARSNAGVIFLPGAAGTVQEIFDNATPNYYESRGEPTPMVLVDRAHWTEKLPTWPLLQSLARERAMESRIALVDTVDEAAETLRRLSGTA, from the coding sequence ATGGCGCCCGCGAACCCGCACCACCGCGACCAAGAGGTCGAATCCCTCGACGAGTTCGACCACGTCGTCGCCGGCGGCTCGCTCGCCGGACACCGCGTCCAGTCCGTCGACCTCACCGAGCGCACCCACTCTCTCCTCCGCGCCGACACCACCGGTGCCGTCTTCCTCGGCTGCCTCATGCAGCCCGATGCCGCCGCCAAGGTCCGCGCCGACGGCGCGCTGGTCTTCCCGCCCGTCCCCGACCTGCCCTTCGACCCGTACCGCGGGGTGCTCTACTCCCCCGGCGAGCTCTTCGAAGGCCTCGCCACCGGCGGTTACGACGAAACCCCCGACGCCCGCGCCTACACCTGGTTCCAGGAGACCAAGGCCGACGGCGACATTTTCGCCTCGATGCTCCGGTCGATCCACGACGACGCGATCTCCGACGCCCTGGACGAACTCCTCGTCGGTGCACGCGTCGTGGGCGTCATGGGCGGCCACGCGATGGCCCGTGGCACGGACGCGTACGCCGGTGCCGCCCGCCTCGGTCAGGCCCTCGCCCGCGCCGGGTTCTCCGTCGCGACCGGCGGCGGCCCCGGCGCCATGGAGGCCGCGAACCTCGGTGCGTACGCCGCCCCGCACCCCGACGAGATGCTGTGCGAAGCTCTCGAACTCCTCGCCAAGGTCCCGTCGTTCGTCCCCTCCGTCTCCGACTGGGCGGACGCCGCCTTCGAGATACGGTCCCGCTGGCCCGGCGGCGGTGACTCCGTCGGCATTCCCACCTGGTTCTACGGCCACGAACCGCCGAACGCCTTCGCCGGTCACATCGCCAAGTACTTCGCCAACGCCACCCGCGAGGACGGCCTCCTGGCCCGCTCCAACGCGGGCGTGATCTTCCTGCCCGGCGCCGCCGGCACCGTCCAGGAGATCTTCGACAACGCGACTCCGAACTACTACGAGTCCCGCGGCGAGCCGACGCCGATGGTCCTCGTCGACCGCGCGCACTGGACGGAGAAGCTGCCCACGTGGCCGCTGCTCCAGTCGCTGGCGCGCGAGCGCGCCATGGAGTCCCGTATCGCTCTGGTCGATACGGTGGACGAGGCCGCGGAGACGCTGCGCCGGCTGTCCGGCACGGCCTAG
- a CDS encoding ABC transporter ATP-binding protein, which produces MVLLRLEDVTVRFGARAALDAVDLEVAEHEIVCVLGPSGSGKSTLLRAVAGLQDADGGRVLLSGADQAGVPVHRRGVGLMFQDHQLFPQRDVGGNVAFGLRMHGIGRDEQARRVDELLELVGLPAAQRRAVASLSGGEQQRVALARALAPEPRLLMLDEPLGQLDRGLRERLVVELRGLFGRLGTTVLAVTHDQGEAFALADRVVVMQDGRIAQVGTPLEVWQRPESEFVARFLGFDNVVAAMVSGTAADTPWGKVPVPEGSPQGARKVLVRPAAVRLVPPADGLRCRVEARTFRGSHVAVQLLPDDGPPLEAESSLREAPEEGAQVGVVFAAEDVVVLDPVSGPEARGRG; this is translated from the coding sequence ATGGTCTTGCTGCGACTGGAGGACGTGACCGTACGGTTCGGTGCGCGGGCCGCCCTCGACGCGGTCGATCTCGAGGTCGCCGAGCACGAGATCGTCTGCGTGCTGGGGCCGAGCGGCAGCGGCAAGTCCACGCTGCTGCGGGCAGTCGCCGGGCTCCAGGACGCCGACGGCGGGCGGGTGCTGCTGTCCGGTGCGGACCAGGCCGGGGTGCCGGTTCACCGGCGCGGTGTGGGCCTGATGTTCCAGGACCATCAGCTGTTCCCGCAGCGCGACGTGGGCGGCAATGTCGCCTTCGGGCTGCGGATGCACGGCATCGGCAGGGACGAACAGGCACGCCGCGTGGACGAGTTGCTGGAGCTGGTCGGGCTGCCGGCCGCACAGCGGCGGGCCGTCGCCTCGCTGTCCGGCGGCGAGCAGCAGCGGGTGGCACTGGCCAGGGCGCTCGCGCCGGAGCCCCGGCTGCTGATGCTGGACGAGCCGCTCGGCCAGCTGGACCGGGGGCTGCGGGAGCGGCTCGTCGTCGAACTGCGCGGACTGTTCGGGCGGTTGGGTACGACGGTGCTCGCCGTCACCCACGACCAGGGTGAGGCCTTCGCGCTCGCCGACCGCGTCGTCGTCATGCAGGACGGCCGGATCGCGCAGGTGGGCACGCCGCTGGAGGTCTGGCAGCGGCCCGAGTCCGAGTTCGTCGCCCGCTTCCTCGGCTTCGACAACGTCGTGGCGGCGATGGTGAGCGGCACGGCCGCGGACACGCCCTGGGGCAAGGTGCCGGTGCCGGAGGGCTCGCCGCAGGGCGCCCGGAAGGTGCTGGTGCGACCGGCGGCGGTACGGCTGGTCCCGCCGGCGGACGGCCTGCGCTGCAGGGTGGAGGCACGCACCTTCCGGGGCAGCCACGTCGCCGTACAGCTCCTGCCGGACGACGGGCCGCCGCTGGAGGCGGAGTCCTCCCTGCGGGAGGCGCCGGAGGAGGGAGCCCAGGTGGGTGTCGTCTTCGCCGCCGAGGACGTGGTGGTGCTCGACCCGGTTAGTGGGCCGGAGGCCAGGGGACGGGGGTGA
- the pyrH gene encoding UMP kinase, translating into MNKGADANQAADDKSDDQAGKRAGRFMLKLSGEAFAGGGALGVDPDVVHAIAREIAAVVRDGAEIAVVIGGGNFFRGAELQQRGMDRARSDYMGMLGTVMNCLALQDFLEKEGIDSRVQTAITMGQVAEPYIPLRAVRHLEKGRVVIFGAGMGMPYFSTDTTAAQRALEIDAEALLMGKNGVDGVYDSDPKTNPDAVKFDALEYGEVLSRNLKVADATAITLCRDNDLPILVFELLTEGNIARAVKGEKIGTLVSDQGTRA; encoded by the coding sequence ATGAACAAGGGCGCGGACGCCAACCAGGCTGCCGACGACAAGAGCGACGACCAGGCCGGCAAAAGGGCCGGACGCTTCATGCTGAAGCTGTCCGGTGAGGCGTTCGCCGGCGGCGGGGCGCTCGGCGTCGACCCCGACGTCGTACACGCCATAGCGCGAGAGATCGCCGCGGTCGTACGTGACGGCGCGGAGATCGCGGTCGTCATCGGCGGCGGCAACTTCTTCCGCGGAGCCGAGCTCCAGCAGCGCGGCATGGACCGGGCCCGCTCCGACTACATGGGCATGCTCGGTACGGTGATGAACTGCCTCGCGCTCCAGGACTTCCTGGAGAAGGAGGGCATCGACTCCCGTGTCCAGACCGCCATCACCATGGGGCAGGTCGCGGAGCCGTACATTCCACTGCGTGCCGTGCGGCACCTGGAGAAGGGCCGCGTCGTCATCTTCGGCGCCGGTATGGGCATGCCCTACTTCTCCACCGACACCACCGCCGCGCAGCGCGCCCTGGAGATCGACGCCGAGGCTCTGCTGATGGGCAAGAACGGCGTCGACGGGGTCTACGACTCCGACCCCAAGACCAACCCCGACGCGGTGAAGTTCGACGCGCTGGAGTACGGCGAGGTGCTCTCCCGCAACCTCAAGGTCGCCGACGCCACCGCCATCACTCTCTGCCGTGACAACGATCTCCCGATCCTCGTCTTCGAACTGCTCACCGAAGGCAATATCGCGCGGGCCGTCAAGGGTGAGAAGATCGGCACTCTCGTGAGCGACCAGGGCACCCGGGCCTGA
- the tsf gene encoding translation elongation factor Ts: MANYTAADVKKLRELTGAGMMDCKKALDEAEGNVDKAVEALRIKGQKGVAKREGRSAENGAVVSVISDDNTSGVIVELKCETDFVAKGEKFQAAANALAAHVAATSPADIDALLASEIEPGKTVQAYVDEANANLGEKIVLDRFAQFSGAYVSAYMHRTMPDLPPQIGVLVELDKENAEIARGIAQHIAAFAPKYLSREDVPAEIVETERRVAEETTRAEGKPEAALPKIVEGRVNGFFKEATLLGQPYALDNKKSVQKVLDEAGVTLKRFARIKVGI; this comes from the coding sequence ATGGCGAACTACACCGCCGCTGACGTCAAGAAGCTCCGCGAGCTCACCGGCGCAGGCATGATGGACTGCAAGAAGGCGCTGGACGAGGCCGAGGGCAACGTCGACAAGGCCGTCGAGGCGCTGCGCATCAAGGGTCAGAAGGGCGTCGCCAAGCGCGAGGGCCGCTCCGCCGAGAACGGCGCCGTCGTCTCCGTCATCTCCGACGACAACACCTCCGGTGTCATCGTCGAGCTGAAGTGCGAGACGGACTTCGTCGCCAAGGGTGAGAAGTTCCAGGCCGCCGCCAACGCGCTCGCCGCGCACGTCGCCGCCACTTCACCGGCCGACATCGACGCGCTGCTCGCGTCCGAGATCGAGCCCGGCAAGACCGTTCAGGCGTACGTCGACGAGGCCAACGCCAACCTCGGCGAGAAGATCGTCCTGGACCGCTTCGCGCAGTTCTCCGGTGCCTATGTCTCGGCGTACATGCACCGCACCATGCCCGACCTCCCGCCGCAGATCGGTGTCCTTGTCGAGCTCGACAAGGAGAACGCCGAGATCGCCAGGGGCATCGCGCAGCACATCGCCGCCTTCGCGCCCAAGTACCTCTCCCGCGAGGACGTCCCGGCCGAGATCGTCGAGACCGAGCGCCGGGTCGCCGAGGAGACCACGCGCGCCGAGGGCAAGCCCGAGGCCGCCCTCCCGAAGATCGTCGAGGGTCGTGTCAACGGCTTCTTCAAGGAGGCCACTCTCCTTGGCCAGCCGTACGCGCTCGACAACAAGAAGTCTGTCCAGAAGGTCCTGGACGAGGCCGGTGTCACCCTGAAGCGCTTCGCGCGCATCAAGGTCGGCATCTGA
- a CDS encoding thiamine ABC transporter substrate-binding protein, translating into MSTTEKITVTALAAALGVVTLAACGGESKDSSAGSTSKTVTLVSHESFLASPSVLKEFTKETGYTVKVLKSGDAGAALNKEILTKGSPQGDVFFGVDNTLLSRALDNELFTPYVAKGLAQVSDEAQLDKDKHRVTPVDTGDICVNYDKKYFADRKLAPPQSFDDLIKPEYKNLLVTENVATSSPGLGFLLGSVGKYGEEGWQDYWKKLKDNGVKVVDGWEQAYNGEFSGSAAGKKAKGDRPLVVSYATSPPAEVLYAKPQPTEAPTGVATGTCFRQTEFAGLLKGAKNEAGGKALLDFLVSKTFQEDMPLNMFVNPVVKDAKLPELFTTFGVVIDKPETVAADKIAKNREQWVQSWSSLVLK; encoded by the coding sequence GTGAGCACCACAGAGAAGATCACGGTCACCGCGCTCGCCGCGGCGCTGGGCGTCGTGACGCTCGCGGCTTGCGGCGGAGAGTCCAAGGATTCCTCCGCCGGCTCCACATCGAAGACGGTGACGCTCGTCAGCCATGAGTCGTTCCTCGCCTCCCCCTCCGTGCTGAAGGAGTTCACCAAGGAGACCGGCTACACGGTCAAGGTGCTCAAGAGCGGGGACGCGGGCGCGGCCCTCAACAAGGAGATCCTCACCAAGGGCTCCCCGCAGGGCGACGTCTTCTTCGGCGTCGACAACACCCTGCTCTCGCGCGCTCTCGACAACGAGCTGTTCACGCCGTACGTCGCCAAGGGCCTGGCGCAGGTGAGCGACGAGGCGCAGCTCGACAAGGACAAGCACCGGGTCACGCCGGTCGACACCGGCGACATCTGCGTCAACTACGACAAGAAGTACTTCGCCGACAGGAAGCTGGCGCCGCCGCAGTCCTTCGACGATCTGATCAAGCCCGAGTACAAGAACCTCCTTGTCACGGAGAACGTCGCGACCTCATCGCCCGGCCTCGGCTTCCTGCTCGGATCGGTCGGCAAGTACGGCGAAGAGGGCTGGCAGGACTACTGGAAGAAGCTGAAGGACAACGGCGTCAAGGTCGTCGACGGCTGGGAGCAGGCGTACAACGGGGAGTTCTCCGGCTCCGCGGCCGGCAAGAAGGCCAAGGGGGACAGGCCGCTCGTCGTCTCGTACGCCACGAGCCCGCCCGCCGAGGTGCTCTACGCCAAGCCGCAGCCGACCGAGGCCCCCACCGGTGTCGCGACCGGTACCTGTTTCCGCCAGACCGAGTTCGCGGGTCTGCTCAAGGGCGCGAAGAACGAGGCGGGCGGCAAGGCTCTGCTGGACTTCCTGGTCTCCAAGACGTTCCAGGAGGACATGCCGCTGAACATGTTCGTGAACCCGGTGGTCAAGGACGCCAAGCTGCCCGAGCTCTTCACCACGTTCGGCGTGGTGATCGACAAGCCGGAGACCGTCGCTGCCGACAAGATCGCCAAGAACCGTGAGCAGTGGGTCCAGTCATGGTCCTCGCTCGTACTGAAGTAG
- the rpsB gene encoding 30S ribosomal protein S2 → MAVVTMRELLESGVHFGHQTRRWNPKMKRFIFTERNGIYIIDLLQSLSYIDRAYEFVKETVAHGGSIMFVGTKKQAQEAIAEQATRVGMPYVNQRWLGGMLTNFSTVYKRLQRLKELEQIDFEDVAASGLTKKELLVLSREKAKLEKTLGGIREMSKVPSAVWIVDTKKEHIAVGEARKLKIPVVAILDTNCDPDEVDYKIPGNDDAIRSVTLLTRVIADAVAEGLIARSGVATGDSKPGEKAAGEPLAEWERDLLEGEKKADDAEAPADAEKPAEAAADAEKPAEAAAEAPVAEAPVAEAPAEVPAAEAPAAEAPAADAEQA, encoded by the coding sequence ATGGCCGTCGTCACGATGCGGGAGCTGCTGGAAAGCGGCGTCCACTTCGGTCACCAGACCCGTCGTTGGAACCCGAAGATGAAGCGTTTCATCTTCACGGAGCGCAACGGCATCTACATCATCGACCTGCTCCAGTCGCTGTCGTACATCGACCGCGCCTACGAGTTCGTCAAGGAGACCGTCGCCCACGGCGGCTCCATCATGTTCGTCGGTACCAAGAAGCAGGCCCAGGAGGCCATCGCCGAGCAGGCGACGCGCGTTGGTATGCCGTACGTCAACCAGCGCTGGCTGGGCGGCATGCTCACCAACTTCTCCACCGTCTACAAGCGCCTTCAGCGTCTGAAGGAGCTTGAGCAGATCGACTTCGAGGATGTGGCCGCGTCCGGCCTCACCAAGAAGGAGCTCCTGGTCCTCTCTCGCGAGAAGGCCAAGCTGGAGAAGACCCTCGGTGGTATCCGCGAGATGTCCAAGGTGCCCAGCGCCGTCTGGATCGTGGACACCAAGAAGGAGCACATCGCCGTCGGTGAGGCGCGCAAGCTCAAGATTCCGGTTGTCGCGATCCTCGACACCAACTGCGACCCCGACGAGGTCGACTACAAGATCCCGGGCAACGACGACGCGATCCGCTCCGTCACCCTGCTCACCCGCGTGATCGCCGACGCCGTCGCCGAGGGCCTCATCGCCCGTTCCGGCGTCGCCACCGGTGACTCCAAGCCGGGCGAGAAGGCCGCCGGTGAGCCGCTCGCCGAGTGGGAGCGCGACCTCCTCGAGGGCGAGAAGAAGGCCGACGACGCCGAGGCTCCGGCCGACGCCGAGAAGCCGGCCGAGGCTGCCGCCGACGCCGAGAAGCCCGCCGAGGCTGCTGCCGAGGCTCCGGTTGCCGAGGCTCCGGTTGCCGAGGCTCCGGCTGAGGTTCCGGCCGCTGAGGCCCCGGCTGCCGAGGCTCCGGCCGCGGACGCCGAGCAGGCCTGA
- a CDS encoding ABC transporter permease, with translation MAGPVAFFAVFFAYPVVAIVGRGLQIDGVWQFGRIGEVLGRSAILRVLWFTTWQAFASTALTLLIALPGAYVFARFEFPGKRLLRAVVTVPFVLPTVVVGTAFLALLGRGGLLDELWGLRLDTTVWAILLAHVFFNYAVVVRTVGGLWSQLDPRQEEAARVLGAGRFAAWRRVTLPALGPAVAAAALMVFLFTFTSFGVVQILGGPTFATLEVEIYRQTAQLLDLSTAAVLTLVQFAAVGAVLAVHAWTVRRRESELRLVDPAQTARRPRGAGQWTLFGGVLATIALLILAPLGVLVERSLDGPGGYGFDYYRALTVLDEGGGAFLVPPIEAVWNSLRYAVVATAIALAVGGLAAAALTRRAGRLVRGFDALLMLPLGVSAVTVGFGFLITLDEPPLDLRASWILVPLAQALVGVPFVVRTMLPVLRAVDARLREAAAVLGASPLRVWREVDLPLVRRALLVAAGFAFAVSLGEFGATVFIARPDNPTLPVAVARLLGRPGELNYGQAMALSTILMLVCAVALLVLERIRIDRSSGEF, from the coding sequence ATGGCCGGGCCCGTCGCGTTCTTCGCGGTCTTCTTCGCCTACCCCGTCGTCGCGATCGTGGGCCGCGGCCTCCAGATCGACGGGGTGTGGCAGTTCGGGCGGATCGGCGAGGTACTGGGCCGCTCCGCCATTCTGCGGGTGCTGTGGTTCACCACCTGGCAGGCGTTCGCCTCGACCGCGCTCACCCTGCTGATCGCCCTGCCCGGCGCGTACGTCTTCGCTCGCTTCGAGTTCCCCGGAAAGCGGCTGCTGCGGGCGGTGGTCACCGTTCCGTTCGTACTGCCGACCGTGGTCGTCGGGACGGCGTTCCTGGCGCTGCTGGGGCGCGGCGGACTGCTCGACGAGCTGTGGGGTCTGCGGCTGGACACGACGGTGTGGGCGATTCTGCTCGCGCATGTCTTCTTCAACTACGCGGTGGTCGTACGGACCGTGGGCGGTCTGTGGTCGCAGCTCGACCCGCGCCAGGAGGAGGCCGCCCGGGTGCTGGGCGCCGGGCGGTTCGCGGCCTGGCGGCGGGTGACGCTGCCTGCGCTCGGGCCCGCTGTGGCCGCCGCCGCGCTCATGGTCTTCCTCTTCACCTTCACCTCCTTCGGCGTCGTACAGATCCTCGGCGGACCGACCTTCGCCACACTCGAGGTGGAGATCTACCGACAGACCGCGCAACTGCTCGATCTGTCGACGGCGGCCGTGCTGACGCTGGTGCAGTTCGCCGCGGTGGGCGCCGTCCTCGCCGTACACGCGTGGACGGTACGGCGGCGGGAGAGCGAGCTGAGGCTGGTGGACCCGGCGCAGACGGCGCGGCGGCCGCGCGGGGCAGGGCAGTGGACGCTGTTCGGCGGGGTGCTGGCCACGATCGCGCTGCTGATCCTGGCGCCGCTCGGGGTGCTCGTCGAACGTTCCCTCGACGGGCCAGGGGGTTACGGCTTCGACTACTACCGGGCGTTGACGGTGCTGGACGAGGGCGGCGGCGCCTTCCTCGTACCGCCGATCGAAGCCGTCTGGAACTCCCTGCGGTACGCCGTGGTCGCGACCGCCATCGCGTTGGCCGTGGGCGGGCTGGCCGCGGCCGCGCTCACGCGCAGGGCCGGGCGGCTGGTGCGCGGCTTCGACGCGCTGCTGATGCTGCCGCTCGGCGTCTCCGCCGTGACCGTCGGCTTCGGCTTTCTGATCACCCTCGACGAGCCGCCGCTGGATCTGCGGGCGTCCTGGATCCTGGTGCCGCTCGCACAGGCACTGGTCGGTGTCCCCTTCGTCGTACGGACGATGCTGCCCGTCCTGCGCGCGGTGGACGCACGGCTGCGCGAGGCCGCGGCGGTGCTGGGTGCGTCGCCGCTGCGGGTGTGGCGGGAGGTCGATCTGCCGCTGGTGCGGCGGGCGCTGCTCGTCGCCGCGGGGTTCGCCTTCGCCGTGTCGCTCGGCGAGTTCGGGGCGACGGTCTTCATCGCCAGGCCCGACAATCCGACGCTGCCGGTCGCCGTGGCGCGGCTGCTCGGCCGGCCCGGCGAGCTGAACTACGGGCAGGCGATGGCGCTGAGCACGATCCTGATGCTGGTGTGCGCGGTGGCGCTGCTGGTACTCGAACGCATCCGCATCGACCGATCCTCCGGGGAGTTCTGA